From Equus przewalskii isolate Varuska chromosome 17, EquPr2, whole genome shotgun sequence, the proteins below share one genomic window:
- the PRPF40A gene encoding pre-mRNA-processing factor 40 homolog A isoform X11: protein MWQQVCVPFMAKSMWTEHKSPDGRTYYYNTETKQSTWEKPDDLKTPAEQLLSKCPWKEYKSDSGKPYYYNSQTKESRWAKPKELEDLEGYQNTIVAGSLITKSNLHAMIKAEESSKQEECTTTSAAPVPTTEIPTTMSTMAAAEAAAAVVAAAAAAAAAAAAANASASTSASNTVGGTVPVVPEPEVTSIVATVVDNENTVTISTEEQAQLTSTPAVQDPSVEVSSNTGEETSKQETVADFTPKKEEEESQPAKKTYTWNTKEEAKQAFKELLKEKRVPSNASWEQAMKMIINDPRYSALAKLSEKKQAFNAYKVQTEKEEKEEARSKYKEAKESFQRFLENHEKMTSTTRYKKAEQMFGEMEVWNAISERDRLEIYEDVLFFLSKKEKEQAKQLRKRNWEALKNILDNMANVTYSTTWSEAQQYLMDNPTFAEDEELQNMDKEDALICFEEHIRALEKEEEEEKQKSLLRERRRQRKNRESFQIFLDELHEHGQLHSMSSWMELYPTISSDIRFTNMLGQPVFSLGSTALDLFKFYVEDLKARYHDEKKIIKDILKDKGFVVEVNTTFEDFVAIISSTKRSTTLDAGNIKLAFNSLLEKAEAREREREKEEARKMKRKESAFKSMLKQATPPIELDAVWEDIRERFVKEPAFEDITLESERKRIFKDFMHVLEHECQHHHSKNKKHSKKSKKHHRKRSRSRSGSDSDDDDSHSKKKRQRSESRSASEHSSSAESERSYKKSKKHKKKSKKRRHKSDSPESDAEREKDKKEKDRESEKDRTRQRSESKHKSPKKKTGKDSGNWDTSGSELSEGELEKRRRTLLEQLDDDQ from the exons ATGTGGCAGCAGGTATGTGTACCATTTATGGCG aagtcAATGTGGACTGAACATAAATCACCTGATGGAAGGACTTACTACTACAATACTGAAACAAAACAGTCTACTTGGGAGAAACCAGATGATCTTAAAACACCTGCTGAG caACTTTTGTCTAAATGCCCCTGGAAGGAGTACAAATCTGACTCTGGAAAACCTTATTATTATAATTCTCAAACAAAAGAATCTCGCTGGGCCAAACCTAAAGAACTTGAGGATCTTGAag GATACCAGAATACCATTGTTGCTGGAAGTCTTATTACAAAATCAAACCTGCATG cAATGATCAAAGCTGAAGAAAGCAG taaGCAAGAAGAGTGCACCACAACTTCAGCAGCCCCAGTTCCTACAACAGAAATTCCGACCACAATGAGCACCATGGCTgctgcagaagcagcagctgctgtTGTTGCAGCAGCAGCCGCCGCCGCAGCAGCCGCCGCTGCAGCCAATGCCAGTGCTTCCACCTCTGCTTCTAATACTGTTGGTGGAACTGTTCCAGTTGTTCCTGAGCCTGAAGTTACTTCAATTGTTGCTACTGTTGTAGATAATGAAAATACAGTAACAATTTCAACTGAAGAACAAGCACAACTTACTAGTACCCCTGCTGTTCAGGATCCAAGTGTTGAAGTATCCAGCAATACGGGAGAAGAAACATCTAAGCAGGAAACTGTAGCTGA ttttactcccaaaaaagaagaggaggaaagccaACCAGCAAAGAAAACGTACACTTGGAATACAAAGGAGGAGGCAAAGCAAGCATTTAaagaattattgaaagaaaag CGGGTACCATCCAACGCTTCATGGGAGCAAGCTATGAAAATGATCATTAATGATCCACGATACAG tGCTTTAGCaaagttgagtgaaaaaaagcaggcCTTTAATGCTTATAAagtccagacagagaaagaagaaaaagaagaagcaagATCAAAATACAAAGAGGCTAAGGAATCCTTTCAGCGTTTTCTTGAAAACCATGAGAAAATGACTTCCACAACCAGATACAA aaaAGCAGAGCAAATGTTTGGAGAGATGGAAGTCTGGAATGCAATATCGGAACGTGATCGTCTTGAAATCTATgaagatgttttattctttctttcaaaaaaagaaaag GAACAAGCAAAGCAGTTGCGAAAGAGAAATTGGGAAGCCTTAAAAAACATCCTTGACAACATGGCTAACGTAACATACTCTACTACTTGGTCTGAAGCCCAGCAGTATCTGATGGATAATCCAACTTTTGCAGAAGATGAGGAACTACAGA acatggataaagaagatgcattAATTTGCTTTGAAGAACACATTCGGGCtttagaaaaggaggaagaagaagaaaaacagaagagtttGCTGAGAGAAAGGAGACGACAGCGTAAAAATAGAGAATCTTTTCAG atatttTTAGATGAACTGCATGAACATGGACAACTGCATTCTATGTCGTCTTGGATGGAATTGTATCCAACAATTAGTTCTGACATTAGATTCACTAATATGCTTGGTCAGCCGG TTTTTTCATTAGGATCAACTGCACTTGACCTTTTCAAGTTTTATGTTGAGGATCTTAAAGCACGTTACCatgatgagaagaaaataataaaagacattcTAAAG GATAAAGGATTTGTAGTTGAAGTAAATACCACTTTTGAAGATTTTGTGGCAATAATTAGTTCAACTAAAAGATCAACCACATTAGATGCTGGAAATATTAAGTTGGCTTTCAATAGT TTACTAGAAAAGGCAGAAGCCCGTGAacgtgaaagagaaaaagaggaggctCGGAAGATGAAGCGAAAAGAATCTGCATTTAAGAGTATGTTGAAACAAGCTACTCCTCCAATAGAATTGGATGCTGTGTGGGAAGAT ATCCGGGAGAGATTTGTAAAAGAGCCAGCGTTTGAGGACATAACTCTGGAGTCTGAAAGAAAAcgaatatttaaagattttatgcaTGTGCTTGAG CACGAATGTCAACATCATCattcaaagaacaagaaacattctaaaaaatctaaaaaacatcACAGGAAACGTTCCCGCTCTCGATCG ggGTCAGATTCAGATGATGACGACagccattcaaagaaaaaaaggcagcGATCAGAGTCCCGATCTGCTTCAGAACATTCTTCTAGTGCTGAGTCTG AGAGAAGCTATAAGAAGTCAAAAAAAcataagaagaaaagcaagaagaggAGACATAAATCT GACTCTCCGGAGTCAGATGCTGAACGGgagaaggataaaaaagaaaaagaccgggaaagtgaaaaagacagaacTAGACAAAGATCAGAATCAAAACACAAATCACCtaagaaaaagactggaaaggaTTCT GGTAATTGGGATACTTCTGGCAGTGAACTGAGTGAAGGAGAATTGGAAAAGCGCAGAAGGACCCTTTTGGAGCAACTGGATGATGATCAATAA
- the PRPF40A gene encoding pre-mRNA-processing factor 40 homolog A isoform X10, translated as MLLSFLGPSVSIGPIKMPGMMSSVMPGMMMSHMSQASMQPALPPGVNNMDVAAGTASGAKSMWTEHKSPDGRTYYYNTETKQSTWEKPDDLKTPAEQLLSKCPWKEYKSDSGKPYYYNSQTKESRWAKPKELEDLEGYQNTIVAGSLITKSNLHAMIKAEESSKQEECTTTSAAPVPTTEIPTTMSTMAAAEAAAAVVAAAAAAAAAAAAANASASTSASNTVGGTVPVVPEPEVTSIVATVVDNENTVTISTEEQAQLTSTPAVQDPSVEVSSNTGEETSKQETVADFTPKKEEEESQPAKKTYTWNTKEEAKQAFKELLKEKRVPSNASWEQAMKMIINDPRYSALAKLSEKKQAFNAYKVQTEKEEKEEARSKYKEAKESFQRFLENHEKMTSTTRYKKAEQMFGEMEVWNAISERDRLEIYEDVLFFLSKKEKEQAKQLRKRNWEALKNILDNMANVTYSTTWSEAQQYLMDNPTFAEDEELQNMDKEDALICFEEHIRALEKEEEEEKQKSLLRERRRQRKNRESFQIFLDELHEHGQLHSMSSWMELYPTISSDIRFTNMLGQPVFSLGSTALDLFKFYVEDLKARYHDEKKIIKDILKDKGFVVEVNTTFEDFVAIISSTKRSTTLDAGNIKLAFNSLLEKAEAREREREKEEARKMKRKESAFKSMLKQATPPIELDAVWEDIRERFVKEPAFEDITLESERKRIFKDFMHVLEHECQHHHSKNKKHSKKSKKHHRKRSRSRSGSDSDDDDSHSKKKRQRSESRSASEHSSSAESERSYKKSKKHKKKSKKRRHKSDSPESDAEREKDKKEKDRESEKDRTRQRSESKHKSPKKKTGKDSGNWDTSGSELSEGELEKRRRTLLEQLDDDQ; from the exons cCAGGAGTAAATAATATGGATGTGGCAGCAG gtacaGCATCTGGTGCA aagtcAATGTGGACTGAACATAAATCACCTGATGGAAGGACTTACTACTACAATACTGAAACAAAACAGTCTACTTGGGAGAAACCAGATGATCTTAAAACACCTGCTGAG caACTTTTGTCTAAATGCCCCTGGAAGGAGTACAAATCTGACTCTGGAAAACCTTATTATTATAATTCTCAAACAAAAGAATCTCGCTGGGCCAAACCTAAAGAACTTGAGGATCTTGAag GATACCAGAATACCATTGTTGCTGGAAGTCTTATTACAAAATCAAACCTGCATG cAATGATCAAAGCTGAAGAAAGCAG taaGCAAGAAGAGTGCACCACAACTTCAGCAGCCCCAGTTCCTACAACAGAAATTCCGACCACAATGAGCACCATGGCTgctgcagaagcagcagctgctgtTGTTGCAGCAGCAGCCGCCGCCGCAGCAGCCGCCGCTGCAGCCAATGCCAGTGCTTCCACCTCTGCTTCTAATACTGTTGGTGGAACTGTTCCAGTTGTTCCTGAGCCTGAAGTTACTTCAATTGTTGCTACTGTTGTAGATAATGAAAATACAGTAACAATTTCAACTGAAGAACAAGCACAACTTACTAGTACCCCTGCTGTTCAGGATCCAAGTGTTGAAGTATCCAGCAATACGGGAGAAGAAACATCTAAGCAGGAAACTGTAGCTGA ttttactcccaaaaaagaagaggaggaaagccaACCAGCAAAGAAAACGTACACTTGGAATACAAAGGAGGAGGCAAAGCAAGCATTTAaagaattattgaaagaaaag CGGGTACCATCCAACGCTTCATGGGAGCAAGCTATGAAAATGATCATTAATGATCCACGATACAG tGCTTTAGCaaagttgagtgaaaaaaagcaggcCTTTAATGCTTATAAagtccagacagagaaagaagaaaaagaagaagcaagATCAAAATACAAAGAGGCTAAGGAATCCTTTCAGCGTTTTCTTGAAAACCATGAGAAAATGACTTCCACAACCAGATACAA aaaAGCAGAGCAAATGTTTGGAGAGATGGAAGTCTGGAATGCAATATCGGAACGTGATCGTCTTGAAATCTATgaagatgttttattctttctttcaaaaaaagaaaag GAACAAGCAAAGCAGTTGCGAAAGAGAAATTGGGAAGCCTTAAAAAACATCCTTGACAACATGGCTAACGTAACATACTCTACTACTTGGTCTGAAGCCCAGCAGTATCTGATGGATAATCCAACTTTTGCAGAAGATGAGGAACTACAGA acatggataaagaagatgcattAATTTGCTTTGAAGAACACATTCGGGCtttagaaaaggaggaagaagaagaaaaacagaagagtttGCTGAGAGAAAGGAGACGACAGCGTAAAAATAGAGAATCTTTTCAG atatttTTAGATGAACTGCATGAACATGGACAACTGCATTCTATGTCGTCTTGGATGGAATTGTATCCAACAATTAGTTCTGACATTAGATTCACTAATATGCTTGGTCAGCCGG TTTTTTCATTAGGATCAACTGCACTTGACCTTTTCAAGTTTTATGTTGAGGATCTTAAAGCACGTTACCatgatgagaagaaaataataaaagacattcTAAAG GATAAAGGATTTGTAGTTGAAGTAAATACCACTTTTGAAGATTTTGTGGCAATAATTAGTTCAACTAAAAGATCAACCACATTAGATGCTGGAAATATTAAGTTGGCTTTCAATAGT TTACTAGAAAAGGCAGAAGCCCGTGAacgtgaaagagaaaaagaggaggctCGGAAGATGAAGCGAAAAGAATCTGCATTTAAGAGTATGTTGAAACAAGCTACTCCTCCAATAGAATTGGATGCTGTGTGGGAAGAT ATCCGGGAGAGATTTGTAAAAGAGCCAGCGTTTGAGGACATAACTCTGGAGTCTGAAAGAAAAcgaatatttaaagattttatgcaTGTGCTTGAG CACGAATGTCAACATCATCattcaaagaacaagaaacattctaaaaaatctaaaaaacatcACAGGAAACGTTCCCGCTCTCGATCG ggGTCAGATTCAGATGATGACGACagccattcaaagaaaaaaaggcagcGATCAGAGTCCCGATCTGCTTCAGAACATTCTTCTAGTGCTGAGTCTG AGAGAAGCTATAAGAAGTCAAAAAAAcataagaagaaaagcaagaagaggAGACATAAATCT GACTCTCCGGAGTCAGATGCTGAACGGgagaaggataaaaaagaaaaagaccgggaaagtgaaaaagacagaacTAGACAAAGATCAGAATCAAAACACAAATCACCtaagaaaaagactggaaaggaTTCT GGTAATTGGGATACTTCTGGCAGTGAACTGAGTGAAGGAGAATTGGAAAAGCGCAGAAGGACCCTTTTGGAGCAACTGGATGATGATCAATAA